Proteins encoded by one window of Sorex araneus isolate mSorAra2 chromosome 3, mSorAra2.pri, whole genome shotgun sequence:
- the LOC101553167 gene encoding microtubule-associated protein RP/EB family member 1-like encodes MAVNVYSTSVTSDNLSRHDMLAWINESLQLNLTKIEQLCSGAAYCQFMDMLFPGSIALKKVKFQAKLEHEYIQNFKILHAGFKRMGVDKIIPVDKLVKGKSQDNFEFVQWFKKFFDANYDGKDYDPVAARQGQETAVVPSLVAPAVNKPKKPLGSGSAAPQRPIVTHRTTATPKAGPGMVRKNPGVGNGDDEAAELMQQINVLKLTVEDLEKERDFYFGKLRNIELICQENEGENNPVLQRIVDILYATDKGFVIPDKGGPQEDQEEY; translated from the coding sequence ATGGCAGTGAACGTATACTCAACGTCAGTCACCAGTGATAATCTGAGTCGACATGACATGCTGGCCTGGATCAATGAGTCTCTGCAGTTGAATCTGACGAAGATtgagcagctgtgctcaggggctgcgtATTGTCAGTTTATGGACATGCTGTTTCCTGGCTCCATTGCCTTGAAGAAAGTGAAATTTCAAGCTAAACTAGAACATGAATATATCCAGAACTTCAAAATACTACATGCAGGTTTTAAGAGGATGGGTGTTGACAAAATAATTCCTGTGGACAAATTAGTAAAAGGGAAGTCTCAGGACAATTTTGAATTTGTTCAGTGGTTCAAGAAATTCTTTGACGCAAACTATGATGGGAAAGACTATGACCCTGTTGCAGCCAGACAAGGTCAGGAGACTGCAGTGGTGCCCTCACTCGTCGCTCCTGCTGTGAACAAGCCCAAGAAACCTCTCGGCTCTGGCAGCGCAGCGCCACAGAGGCCCATTGTAACACACAGAACTACTGCAACGCCCAAGGCTGGACCAGGAATGGTGCGGAAGAACCCCGGTGTGGGCAATGGGGATGACGAAGCAGCCGAATTAATGCAACAGATCAATGTATTGAAACTCACCGTTGAAGatctggagaaagagagagatttctaCTTCGGGAAACTCAGGAACATTGAGTTGATTTGCCAGGAGAACGAGGGGGAGAACAATCCTGTATTGCAGAGGATTGTGGACATTCTGTATGCCACAGACAAAGGCTTTGTGATACCTGATAAAGGGGGCCCTCAGGAGGACCAAGAAGAGTATTAA